A DNA window from Mycolicibacter terrae contains the following coding sequences:
- a CDS encoding alpha/beta fold hydrolase: MNSSTTVTSTDGVSLAVHAYTDLDPQRPTILAIHGYPDNHHVWDPVAHELVASYPGRYNVVAYDVRGAGASSSPADRSGYRLPQLIADIGAVIEHLGVDNVHLLGHDWGSIQGWAAVTDPVLGPKITSYTSISGPHLDYAGKFLRSPRNLRGFLDVARQILESSYIWLFLTPRVPEALFRSGFGGRLIDTLERIGRSGRPRRATHRAENDYVNGLNLYRANMPRPLMKPSVPLPSTDVAVQVLAPRLDLFVSPALQRFTGAIPPRHRVLDIDGGHWVVTDRPEMIARLTGEWVDQNVAGSADASGRDVPDIRQS; the protein is encoded by the coding sequence ATGAACAGCTCGACCACAGTCACGTCAACAGACGGCGTGAGCCTGGCCGTGCATGCCTACACCGACCTGGATCCGCAGCGACCGACGATCCTGGCCATCCACGGCTACCCGGACAACCACCACGTGTGGGATCCGGTGGCTCACGAGCTCGTCGCGAGCTACCCGGGCCGATACAACGTCGTCGCCTATGACGTGCGGGGCGCGGGTGCGTCCTCGTCGCCGGCGGACCGATCCGGGTATCGGCTGCCCCAGCTGATCGCCGACATCGGCGCGGTCATCGAGCACCTCGGGGTCGACAACGTCCATCTGCTGGGCCATGACTGGGGTTCGATCCAGGGCTGGGCGGCGGTGACCGACCCCGTCCTGGGGCCCAAAATCACTTCCTACACCTCGATTTCGGGTCCGCATCTGGACTACGCCGGCAAGTTCCTGCGGTCACCGCGCAACCTGCGGGGGTTCCTCGACGTGGCCCGACAGATACTGGAGTCCTCCTACATCTGGCTGTTTCTGACGCCGCGGGTGCCTGAGGCGCTCTTCCGGTCCGGATTCGGCGGCAGACTCATCGACACCCTGGAGCGAATCGGCCGCTCCGGCCGTCCACGGCGGGCCACCCACCGGGCGGAGAACGACTACGTCAACGGACTCAACCTCTACCGCGCGAACATGCCGCGACCGCTGATGAAGCCCTCCGTGCCGCTGCCCTCCACCGACGTCGCCGTGCAGGTGCTCGCACCGCGCCTGGACCTGTTCGTCAGCCCCGCCCTGCAGCGGTTCACCGGCGCGATCCCGCCGCGCCATCGGGTGCTCGACATCGACGGTGGACATTGGGTGGTGACCGATCGGCCCGAGATGATCGCCCGGCTCACCGGCGAATGGGTTGATCAGAATGTGGCCGGCAGCGCAGATGCCTCTGGCCGCGACGTCCCCGACATCCGGCAAAGCTGA